The following proteins are co-located in the Arcobacter sp. LA11 genome:
- the grpE gene encoding nucleotide exchange factor GrpE, with product MSENKEELNEEIEQNEEVQEETTTEEVVEESASENKELSAEEKIAQLEAQVKEAEDKYFRVHADFENIKKRLEKEKYNAIDYASEKFAKDLLSPIDTLEMALAAEEASADLPAEELLAKLKEGVELTIKNFYTAFEKHDISIVETDGEFDPNFHNAIMQVDSEDKNAGEIVQVMQKGYMFKDRLLRPSMVSIAN from the coding sequence TTGAGTGAAAACAAAGAAGAATTAAATGAAGAAATAGAACAGAATGAAGAAGTTCAAGAAGAGACTACAACTGAAGAAGTAGTTGAAGAATCAGCTTCAGAAAATAAAGAGTTAAGTGCGGAAGAGAAAATAGCACAATTAGAAGCACAAGTAAAAGAAGCAGAAGATAAATATTTTAGAGTTCATGCTGATTTTGAAAATATTAAAAAAAGATTAGAAAAAGAGAAGTATAATGCAATTGATTATGCATCTGAAAAATTTGCAAAAGATTTACTGTCTCCAATTGATACATTAGAGATGGCACTTGCAGCAGAAGAAGCATCAGCTGATTTACCAGCTGAAGAGTTATTAGCTAAGTTAAAAGAAGGGGTTGAATTAACAATCAAAAACTTCTATACAGCTTTTGAAAAACATGATATTTCTATTGTAGAAACTGATGGTGAGTTTGATCCAAACTTCCATAATGCAATTATGCAAGTTGATTCAGAAGATAAAAATGCTGGTGAAATTGTGCAAGTTATGCAAAAAGGTTATATGTTTAAAGATAGACTTTTACGTCCATCTATGGTTAGTATTGCTAACTAA
- a CDS encoding HrcA family transcriptional regulator encodes MIDKKEFLLHSIIKAYIEHLEPIGSSQLKSMYDITYSPATIRGYFKKLGDEGFLAQEHVSSGRTPTTEALKQYWANKLNFKLDFVDEKAIAYLSNEIGLSVFIQDQKSDTLKDILNVENRYMILEFTTFAITVKFTDALYRFLSDMIGLELIHIVNISKQVGAFEIYEKVSQHLQNKDFHIYNTKEFFSLALRYNFDEDSITSFLKGKVLDSIEEGLYFDNIVPNGYIGICHNCKVGNTDTKMLVVGELSKDYEYFYNKISMV; translated from the coding sequence ATGATTGACAAAAAAGAGTTTTTATTACATTCAATTATTAAAGCTTATATTGAGCATTTAGAACCTATTGGTTCTTCTCAACTAAAGTCTATGTATGATATTACATATTCTCCTGCAACTATTAGAGGTTACTTTAAAAAGTTAGGGGATGAAGGTTTTCTTGCTCAAGAACATGTAAGTTCAGGAAGAACACCTACAACTGAAGCTTTAAAACAATATTGGGCAAATAAATTAAATTTTAAACTCGATTTTGTTGATGAAAAAGCAATTGCGTATTTATCTAATGAAATAGGTTTATCAGTATTTATTCAAGATCAAAAATCTGATACTTTAAAAGATATATTAAATGTAGAAAATAGATATATGATATTGGAGTTTACTACATTTGCAATTACCGTAAAGTTTACAGATGCTTTATATAGATTTTTAAGTGACATGATTGGTTTAGAATTAATACATATTGTAAATATTTCTAAGCAAGTTGGAGCTTTTGAAATTTATGAAAAAGTTAGTCAACATTTACAAAATAAAGATTTTCATATTTACAATACAAAAGAGTTTTTCTCTTTAGCACTTAGATATAACTTTGATGAAGATAGTATAACTTCATTTTTAAAAGGGAAAGTTTTAGACTCAATTGAAGAAGGTTTATATTTTGATAATATCGTTCCTAATGGCTACATTGGTATTTGTCACAACTGTAAAGTTGGAAATACAGATACAAAGATGTTAGTTGTAGGCGAACTATCAAAAGATTACGAATATTTCTATAATAAAATTAGTATGGTTTAG
- a CDS encoding low specificity L-threonine aldolase, which produces MYEKINEQFASDNYSQICPEVLEKIVELNQDNAQAYGNDYYTKYAADKLRELFETDCEIFFVFNGTAANSLSLAALCNSYHSIICSEVAHIETDECGAPEFFSNGSKLLLAKTDDGKLKPEDIVHLATKRDDIHYPKPKVISITQSTELGTVYTIEELKAIKEVANKHNLLIQMDGARFANAVTSLNCTPADITWKVGVDVLCFSGTKNGMAMGEIVIFFDRKLAVDFDYRCKQAGQLASKMKFISAQWIALLENELWKRNATHANNMAKYFEEQLSFIKNIQIKFPVQSNSVFIEAPVKILEEIKKKNWIFYSFIGAGGARFVFSWNSTKERIDEFILDLKNISSLS; this is translated from the coding sequence ATGTACGAAAAAATAAACGAACAATTTGCAAGTGATAATTATTCACAAATTTGTCCTGAAGTATTAGAAAAAATTGTTGAATTAAATCAAGACAATGCACAAGCCTATGGAAATGATTACTATACAAAATATGCAGCAGATAAATTAAGAGAACTCTTCGAAACTGACTGTGAAATATTTTTTGTATTTAATGGTACTGCGGCAAACTCTCTTAGTCTTGCAGCCTTGTGTAATTCATACCATAGTATTATCTGTAGTGAAGTTGCTCACATAGAAACAGATGAATGTGGTGCACCAGAATTTTTTTCAAATGGTTCAAAACTATTACTTGCAAAAACAGATGATGGGAAGTTAAAACCAGAAGATATAGTGCATCTTGCTACAAAAAGGGATGATATTCACTACCCAAAACCAAAAGTAATATCTATCACTCAATCAACAGAATTAGGAACTGTTTATACTATTGAAGAGTTAAAGGCAATAAAAGAAGTTGCCAATAAACACAATTTACTCATTCAAATGGATGGAGCAAGATTTGCAAATGCTGTTACATCTTTAAATTGTACACCAGCAGATATTACTTGGAAAGTGGGTGTTGATGTTCTTTGTTTTTCAGGAACAAAAAATGGTATGGCAATGGGAGAAATTGTTATATTTTTTGATAGAAAGCTAGCTGTTGATTTTGATTATAGATGTAAACAAGCAGGACAACTTGCTTCTAAAATGAAATTTATCTCAGCACAATGGATTGCTTTATTAGAAAATGAATTATGGAAAAGAAATGCAACACATGCAAATAATATGGCTAAATATTTTGAAGAGCAACTCTCTTTTATAAAAAATATTCAAATTAAATTTCCTGTTCAATCAAATAGCGTTTTTATAGAAGCACCAGTAAAAATTTTAGAAGAAATAAAAAAGAAAAATTGGATTTTTTATAGTTTTATTGGAGCAGGAGGAGCAAGATTTGTTTTTTCTTGGAATTCTACAAAAGAAAGAATTGATGAATTTATTCTTGATTTAAAAAATATTTCATCTTTATCTTAA
- a CDS encoding TAXI family TRAP transporter solute-binding subunit produces the protein MKKIASAALITALTIPAFAAEFITIGTGSVTGTYYPTGGAVCRLVNKYKKETKIRCSVESTGGSEYNINTIKNGELDFGIAQSDVVYNMANGLKKYKGKQVKKLRSVMAIYPELFTVVTRKEAGIKSIKDIKGKRINVGNPGSGHASTAATLFPYLGMSKKDLGFAGVLKAGESPDALRDNKVDGYFYMVGHPTANIKDASNSVDIAITPVVGPEVDKMIKDNPYFAKADVPAGLYKGIDTPVSTFGVKAVLVTSTDVSDKAVYTLVKAILENFDAFKKLHPAYANITKESLLDGLSAPQHEGAKKYFKEAGLL, from the coding sequence ATGAAAAAAATCGCTAGCGCTGCTTTAATTACGGCATTAACTATCCCAGCATTTGCTGCTGAGTTCATTACAATCGGAACAGGAAGTGTAACAGGAACTTACTACCCAACAGGTGGTGCAGTTTGTAGACTTGTAAATAAATACAAGAAAGAGACTAAAATTAGATGTTCTGTTGAATCTACTGGTGGTTCTGAATACAATATTAACACTATTAAAAATGGTGAATTAGATTTTGGTATTGCTCAATCTGATGTTGTATATAATATGGCTAATGGTCTAAAGAAATACAAAGGTAAACAAGTTAAAAAACTTAGATCTGTTATGGCTATTTACCCTGAGTTATTTACAGTAGTTACAAGAAAAGAAGCTGGAATTAAATCTATTAAAGATATTAAAGGAAAAAGAATCAATGTTGGTAACCCAGGAAGTGGTCATGCTTCAACTGCTGCAACATTATTCCCATACTTAGGTATGTCTAAAAAAGACTTAGGATTTGCAGGAGTTCTTAAAGCTGGTGAATCTCCAGATGCATTAAGAGACAACAAAGTTGATGGTTATTTCTATATGGTAGGACATCCAACTGCAAATATCAAAGATGCTTCAAACTCTGTTGACATAGCAATTACGCCAGTAGTTGGTCCAGAAGTTGATAAAATGATTAAAGACAACCCATACTTTGCAAAAGCAGATGTACCTGCTGGACTATACAAAGGTATAGATACTCCAGTTTCAACATTTGGTGTTAAAGCTGTATTAGTAACAAGTACTGATGTAAGTGATAAAGCTGTTTATACTTTAGTTAAAGCTATTTTAGAAAACTTTGACGCATTTAAAAAGTTACACCCAGCATATGCAAATATTACTAAAGAATCATTACTTGATGGTTTAAGTGCTCCTCAACATGAAGGTGCAAAAAAGTACTTTAAAGAAGCGGGATTATTATAA